Proteins co-encoded in one Cupriavidus taiwanensis genomic window:
- a CDS encoding BON domain-containing protein yields the protein MSANPSADDALRVAVHAEIAAAFDGRFPDGVTLEVADRRVTVRGCVDDVATAQRVEKAAAVSPGVLGVHNALSTRQPPAPEPQGQPAGSGSHADPADKPAGQVNHKV from the coding sequence ATGAGCGCAAACCCTTCCGCCGATGATGCCCTGCGCGTAGCCGTGCACGCCGAAATTGCCGCGGCCTTCGACGGCCGCTTTCCCGACGGCGTGACGCTCGAGGTGGCCGACCGGCGCGTGACCGTGCGCGGCTGCGTGGACGACGTCGCGACCGCGCAGCGCGTGGAAAAAGCCGCGGCGGTAAGCCCCGGGGTGTTGGGCGTGCATAACGCGCTGTCGACGCGGCAGCCGCCTGCGCCCGAACCGCAGGGCCAGCCCGCCGGCAGCGGCAGCCATGCCGATCCGGCCGACAAGCCCGCCGGGCAGGTGAACCACAAGGTCTGA
- a CDS encoding PRC-barrel domain-containing protein has protein sequence MNPVQPETPGAEQPHGASIVGGIDRNSPGPGPFVMAADTLEGNKVVDPAGDDIGTIDHIMIDVLGGRVAYAVLAMGGFLGIGEKLFALPWSALTLDTRRKCFVLGVEKDRLKAAPGFDKDHWPTMADSQWATSIHQYYGISPYWEADRYDPWG, from the coding sequence ATGAATCCAGTCCAACCTGAAACGCCCGGCGCCGAACAGCCGCACGGCGCCTCGATCGTGGGCGGCATCGACCGCAATTCGCCGGGACCCGGCCCCTTCGTGATGGCGGCCGACACGCTCGAGGGCAACAAGGTGGTTGACCCGGCCGGCGACGACATCGGCACCATCGACCACATCATGATCGACGTGCTCGGCGGCCGCGTCGCCTATGCCGTGCTGGCCATGGGCGGCTTCCTCGGCATCGGCGAAAAGCTGTTCGCGCTGCCGTGGTCCGCGCTGACGCTCGACACGCGGCGCAAGTGCTTCGTGCTCGGCGTGGAGAAAGACCGGCTCAAGGCCGCGCCGGGCTTCGACAAGGACCACTGGCCGACCATGGCGGACTCGCAATGGGCCACCAGCATCCACCAGTACTACGGCATCTCGCCGTACTGGGAGGCCGACCGCTATGATCCCTGGGGCTGA
- a CDS encoding sigma-54 interaction domain-containing protein — translation MPVTASTSRRSSAAAASSHAAGTAPASEPAPRRAVPSQVSLLWESTAPAMQRLLAQIERVAPTDVTMLAVGESGSGKEVVARAVHERSARRNGPFIAVNCGAIQPTLIESELFGHEKGGFTGAIEQKAGYFEQAQGGTLFLDEVTEMPLEMQIKLLRVLEGRTFHRVGGDTLIATDVRILAATNRDPVEAVRGGQLREDLLYRLAVFPLHIPPLRERPDDIVPLARHFLAEYNAMERTDKSFSAGSLDRLVRYDWPGNVRELKNAVYRAFILADKVVEIGNPNLATQAPRPTTVDGVVNVRVGTTLADTQREIIMATLARFDGDKRQAARALGISLKTLYNRLDAYRSL, via the coding sequence GTGCCAGTGACCGCCAGCACTTCGCGGCGCAGCAGCGCCGCCGCCGCTTCCAGCCACGCCGCCGGCACCGCGCCGGCCAGCGAACCCGCGCCGCGCCGCGCCGTGCCGTCGCAGGTGTCGCTGCTGTGGGAAAGCACCGCGCCCGCGATGCAGCGCCTGCTGGCGCAGATCGAGCGCGTGGCGCCCACCGATGTCACCATGCTGGCCGTGGGGGAAAGCGGCTCGGGCAAGGAGGTGGTGGCGCGCGCGGTGCATGAACGCAGCGCCCGCCGCAACGGCCCCTTCATTGCCGTCAACTGCGGCGCGATCCAGCCCACGCTGATCGAATCCGAACTGTTCGGCCACGAAAAAGGCGGCTTTACCGGCGCCATCGAGCAGAAGGCGGGCTACTTCGAGCAGGCCCAGGGTGGCACGCTGTTCCTGGACGAAGTCACCGAGATGCCGCTGGAGATGCAGATCAAGCTGCTGCGGGTGCTGGAGGGCCGCACCTTCCACCGCGTCGGCGGCGATACGCTGATCGCCACCGACGTGCGCATCCTGGCGGCCACCAACCGCGACCCCGTGGAAGCCGTGCGCGGCGGCCAGCTGCGCGAGGACCTGCTGTACCGGCTGGCGGTGTTCCCCTTGCATATCCCGCCGCTGCGCGAGCGGCCCGACGACATCGTGCCGCTGGCACGCCACTTCCTGGCCGAATACAACGCGATGGAGCGCACCGACAAGAGCTTTTCGGCGGGTTCGCTGGACCGCCTGGTGCGCTACGACTGGCCCGGCAACGTGCGCGAACTGAAGAACGCGGTCTACCGCGCCTTTATCCTCGCCGACAAGGTGGTGGAGATCGGCAACCCCAACCTCGCCACGCAGGCGCCGCGGCCCACCACCGTCGACGGCGTGGTCAACGTGCGCGTCGGCACCACCCTGGCCGACACCCAGCGTGAGATCATCATGGCGACGCTGGCGCGCTTCGACGGCGACAAGCGCCAGGCCGCGCGGGCTCTCGGCATCAGCCTGAAGACGCTCTACAACCGGCTCGACGCCTACCGCTCCCTGTGA
- a CDS encoding sigma-54-dependent transcriptional regulator yields MPHILIVDDDENACAALAEIVAMEGFTSATAGTLREARLQIGWRMPEAIVADLRLPDGNGMELFEEVGASGVEVILTTGYASVESAVEALRAGATDYLVKPINVARLQTVLKRLATTGELRAEIHSLRGELRRYGRFGRLMGSSEVMQAVYDQLARVAPTEATVLLIGESGTGKELAAQTVHELSARRRQPFLAVNCGAISPTLIESEMFGHERGSFTGADRQHKGYFERADGGTLFLDEITEMPAELQVKLLRVLETGTFMRVGTNRECHADVRVLAATNRNPEEAVADGKLRADLFHRLNVFPVELPPLRARGDDVIQIANMMLDQLNAEQGVQRRFAPNVLDSLRLHAWPGNVRELRNFVQRAFIMADDDLITEAQVPLQVVATQAPGAAVVSVPVGMSLADADRQLIFATLEQCAGVKKHAAEILGISLKTLYNRLEDYAARGELPEWLRASRNDSGPSATG; encoded by the coding sequence ATGCCCCACATCCTGATTGTCGATGATGACGAAAACGCATGCGCCGCGCTGGCCGAGATCGTAGCCATGGAAGGCTTCACCTCCGCCACCGCCGGCACCCTGCGTGAAGCGCGGCTGCAGATCGGCTGGCGCATGCCGGAAGCCATCGTGGCCGACCTGCGCCTGCCGGACGGCAACGGCATGGAGCTGTTCGAGGAGGTCGGCGCCTCCGGGGTCGAGGTGATCCTGACTACCGGCTACGCCAGCGTGGAAAGCGCGGTGGAAGCGCTGCGCGCGGGCGCGACCGATTACCTGGTCAAGCCCATCAACGTCGCGCGCCTGCAGACCGTGCTCAAGCGCCTCGCCACCACCGGCGAACTGCGCGCCGAGATCCATTCGCTGCGCGGCGAATTGCGCCGCTACGGCCGCTTCGGCCGGCTGATGGGCAGCTCCGAGGTGATGCAGGCGGTCTACGACCAGCTGGCGCGCGTGGCGCCGACCGAGGCCACCGTGCTGCTGATCGGCGAAAGCGGCACCGGCAAGGAGCTGGCCGCGCAGACCGTGCACGAGCTGTCTGCGCGGCGGCGCCAGCCGTTCCTGGCGGTCAACTGCGGCGCGATCTCGCCCACGCTGATCGAAAGCGAGATGTTCGGCCACGAGCGCGGCAGCTTTACCGGCGCCGACCGCCAGCACAAGGGCTATTTCGAGCGCGCCGACGGCGGCACGCTGTTCCTGGACGAGATCACCGAGATGCCCGCCGAGCTGCAGGTCAAGCTGCTGCGGGTGCTCGAGACCGGCACCTTCATGCGGGTGGGCACCAACCGCGAGTGCCATGCCGACGTGCGCGTGCTGGCGGCGACCAACCGCAATCCGGAAGAAGCGGTCGCCGACGGCAAGCTGCGCGCCGACCTGTTCCACCGCCTCAACGTGTTTCCGGTGGAGCTGCCGCCGCTGCGCGCGCGCGGCGACGACGTGATCCAGATCGCCAACATGATGCTGGACCAGCTCAATGCCGAGCAGGGCGTGCAGCGGCGCTTCGCGCCCAATGTGCTCGACAGCCTGCGCCTGCATGCGTGGCCGGGCAACGTGCGCGAGCTGCGCAACTTCGTCCAGCGCGCCTTCATCATGGCCGACGATGACCTCATCACGGAGGCGCAGGTGCCGCTGCAGGTCGTGGCCACGCAGGCGCCGGGCGCGGCGGTGGTGTCGGTGCCGGTGGGGATGTCGCTGGCCGACGCCGACCGCCAGCTGATCTTCGCCACGCTGGAGCAGTGCGCGGGAGTCAAGAAGCACGCCGCCGAGATTCTCGGCATCAGCCTGAAGACTTTGTACAACCGGCTGGAAGATTATGCCGCCCGTGGCGAATTGCCAGAGTGGCTGCGGGCCTCGCGCAACGACTCGGGCCCGTCGGCAACCGGGTGA
- a CDS encoding sensor histidine kinase: MTQLFPPSGSPGTPEPDSAQPSDARAPSAQAAAGNGSAQPVRSVQEVSTLIEQSAHDLRSSLNAIQSWAYVLDRAFDTTPAPAQRALDGIRSGMQQQLALIEEMEEGVRLLADETPPRWQQLDLRTLALQAIADRRQAAEARGVLLSPLSADGAAIRSQAATASTAASTAPDAAAYQIDGDAMRLAPLLRHLLVHCIWRAPAGGAVSLHLFSEPDYVKLRITESPPLDSQRSASRLAALTDFFGRRPPHGGEPPSRQSSALLLTRRMVEMHGAVLSAESDGCDSDKVSVCIAVRFPRHMRPA, encoded by the coding sequence ATGACGCAGCTATTTCCGCCGTCCGGCTCGCCGGGCACCCCTGAGCCAGATTCAGCGCAGCCGTCGGACGCGCGGGCGCCGAGCGCGCAGGCCGCGGCCGGCAACGGCAGTGCCCAGCCGGTGCGCAGCGTGCAGGAGGTCAGCACGCTGATCGAGCAATCCGCGCATGACCTGCGCTCGTCGCTGAACGCCATCCAGAGCTGGGCCTATGTGCTGGACCGCGCCTTCGATACCACGCCGGCGCCGGCGCAGCGCGCGCTCGACGGCATCCGCTCCGGCATGCAGCAGCAGCTCGCGCTGATCGAGGAAATGGAAGAGGGGGTGCGGCTGCTTGCCGACGAGACCCCGCCGCGCTGGCAGCAGCTGGACCTGCGCACGCTGGCGCTGCAGGCCATCGCCGACCGGCGCCAGGCGGCCGAGGCGCGCGGCGTGCTGCTGTCGCCGCTGAGCGCGGACGGGGCCGCGATCCGGTCGCAAGCTGCGACCGCATCCACCGCGGCATCCACTGCGCCGGATGCCGCCGCCTACCAGATCGACGGGGATGCCATGCGGCTGGCGCCGTTGCTGCGGCACCTGCTGGTGCACTGCATCTGGCGTGCGCCCGCCGGCGGCGCGGTCAGCCTGCACCTGTTCAGCGAGCCCGACTACGTCAAGCTGCGCATTACCGAGAGCCCGCCGCTGGATTCGCAGCGCAGCGCCAGCCGGCTGGCGGCGCTGACCGACTTCTTCGGCCGCCGCCCGCCGCACGGCGGCGAGCCGCCGTCCCGGCAAAGCAGCGCACTGCTGCTGACGCGGCGCATGGTGGAAATGCACGGCGCCGTGCTGAGCGCCGAGAGCGACGGCTGCGACAGCGACAAGGTCAGCGTCTGCATCGCGGTCCGGTTCCCGCGCCATATGCGCCCCGCCTGA